In a genomic window of Erigeron canadensis isolate Cc75 chromosome 5, C_canadensis_v1, whole genome shotgun sequence:
- the LOC122600818 gene encoding GATA transcription factor 4-like, whose amino-acid sequence MDTFIVEELFDFSVDEDGSIKTMDDVVVMNQDMISSSSSCTTSTSDYSFHNNTTADFTDHFFVPIEDAEELEWLSTFVEDSFTNFPSNNITGTINYQPENPSFHSRSRSKRTRAPSHNSSSWTSSLPQVPTSASSRETKSQNNVVRRRCTHCASEKTPQWRTGPLGPKTLCNACGVRYKSGRLVPEYRPAASPTFVLTQHSNSHRKVMELRRQKETMMSNNIYHQQLLSSEQQTYRHHGSNHGVC is encoded by the exons ATGGATACCTTTATTGTTGAGGAGCTGTTTGATTTCTCTGTTGACGAAGACGGCTCTATCAAGACGATGGATGACGTCGTCGTCATGAATCAAGACATGAtcagtagtagtagtagttgtACCACCTCGACTAGTGACTACTCTTTTCATAATAATACCACCGCCGACTTTACCGATCATTTCTTCGTCCCG ATTGAGGATGCGGAGGAGCTGGAATGGCTATCGACATTCGTGGAGGACTCATTTACAAACTTCCCGTCAAATAACATCACCGGAACGATAAACTACCAGCCGGAGAACCCCTCTTTTCACAGCAGATCAAGAAGCAAAAGAACTCGAGCACCGTCACACAACAGCAGCAGCTGGACATCCTCTTTACCCCAGGTACCAACGTCAGCTTCATCAAGGGAAACAAAGTCCCAAAATAACGTTGTTAGAAGACGTTGCACACATTGCGCTTCTGAGAAAACACCTCAATGGAGAACTGGTCCACTAGGCCCAAAGACATTGTGTAACGCGTGTGGTGTAAGGTACAAGTCGGGGCGGTTGGTTCCTGAGTATCGGCCAGCAGCCAGTCCTACTTTTGTGTTGACCCAGCATTCTAATTCTCACCGCAAAGTAATGGAACTTCGTCGCCAAAAGGAAACTATGATGAGTAATAATATTTACCACCAGCAACTTCTCTCTTCGGAACAGCAAACGTACCGCCATCATGGCAGCAACCATGGTGTTTGCTAA